A portion of the Nomia melanderi isolate GNS246 chromosome 2, iyNomMela1, whole genome shotgun sequence genome contains these proteins:
- the LOC116430739 gene encoding protein DPCD, producing MAADRWLNLVKSAQKTAIVENGKRKVHFLLDDGRELVEEYHLETNVLVRRAWKETSNFGQKIGWNIEVGDPEPRQNNIEVYGIQESSNNPIISRRITKTSLEWRIRNLPYPQNVYSVNAEDDGTITVRTTNKKYFKKIIVPDLERIGLKPEQDRISYTHQYNTLIITYKKPPALLDIEKQVLNEVLQVKTSKNGVQCPTS from the exons ATGGCGGCTGACCGGTGGTTAAACTTAGTTAAGAGTGCTCAGAAAACAGCAATTGTTGAAAATG gaaaaagaaaagttcATTTCTTATTAGATGATGGTAGGGAATTAGTGGAAGAATATCATTTAGAAACCAATGTGTTAGTGCGAAGAGCATGGAAAGAAACAAGTAATTTTGGTCAGAAGATAGGTTGGAATATAGAAGTTGGAGACCCTGAACCTAGACAAAACAATATAGAAGTTTATGGTATTCAAGAAAGTTCAAATAAT CCAATTATTTCTAGACGAATAACAAAGACTTCATTAGAATGGCGTATAAGAAATTTACCATATCCACAAAATGTATATTCAGTAAACGCAGAGGATGATGGAACAATAACAGTTCGTACCactaataagaaatattttaagaagaTAATAGTTCCAGATTTAGAACGTATTGGATTAAAGCCAGAACAGGACAGAATATCTTATACACATCAgtataatacattaattattacg TATAAAAAACCACCTGCCCTTTTGGATATAGAAAAGCAAGTATTGAACGAGGTCTTACAAGTGAAAACAAGTAAGAATGGCGTACAGTGTCCAACAAGctaa